In the genome of Anas platyrhynchos isolate ZD024472 breed Pekin duck chromosome 23, IASCAAS_PekinDuck_T2T, whole genome shotgun sequence, one region contains:
- the LOC110354773 gene encoding surfactant protein C-like, which translates to MESSMKQVAVEEPLDADKGCCGSCCLPCALCCPKCSRCCRPGCCSLKGCLCFVPRLLCYLPRKLLSSCHHLKCLLIVVVVVVLLVVIIAGALLMWLQVERGHPDAVLRLGAGRAWEEDAATFYVDGGAGNPATVVYDYKNLLVSYRSRLHHACYVTRMDKDNIPGLDAATQAFQRRQAEQRLAMPLDDRSLLGTTASILCSIVPVYWI; encoded by the exons atgGAGAGCAGCATGAAGCAGGTGGCAGTCGAGGAGCCGCTG GACGCCGACAAGGGCTGCTgcggctcctgctgcctgccctgcgcCCTTTGCTGCCCCAAATGCTCGCGCTGCTGCCGCCccggctgctgcagcctcaAGGGCTGCCTGTGCTTCGTGCCTCGCCTGCTCTGCTACCTGCCCCGCaagctgctcagcagctgccaCCACCTCAAGTGCCTCCTCatcgtggtggtggtggtggtcctGCTGGTGGTCATCATCGCCGGCGCCCTGCTGATGTGGCTGCAGGTGGAGCGGGGCCACCCCGACGCC gtCCTGCGGTTGGGCGCGGGGAGGGCGTGGGAAGAGGACGCGGCCACTTTCTACGTGGACGGCGGAGCTGGAAACCCGGCCACGGTGGTCTACGACTACAAAAAC CTGCTGGTGAGCTACAGGTCGCGGCTGCACCACGCCTGCTACGTCACCCGCATGGACAAGGACAACATCCCGGGGCTGGATGCGGCCACCCAGGCTTTCCAGCGCCGGCAG gctgagcagaggCTGGCCATGCCCCTGGACGACCGCTCCCTGCTGGGCACCACGGCGAGCATCCTCTGCAGCATCGTCCCCGTTTACTGGATTTAG
- the SFTPC gene encoding surfactant protein C has product MDGSSKEALLEEAPPEYTASPRLPCVPQQLKSLLMVVVAVVFLVVLVGAFLLLGLHLTETHAETVLRMSIEGLGAQGPPQHLSMSRKERIGTFAVAEGRNSSALLVYDYGKLLVSYRSWLHRVCFITRVDEDNLPGLDAVTEVFQRRQGEGKAGAEPLADRSILGTTANVLCSSVPIYWT; this is encoded by the exons ATGGACGGCAGCTCCAAGGAGGCGCTGCTAGAGGAGGCCCCCCCG gAGTACACGGCCTCCCCCCGCCTCCCCTGCGTCCCCCAGCAGCTGAAGAGCCTCctgatggtggtggtggccgTGGTCttcctggtggtgctggtgggggccttcctcctgctggggctgcacctCACCGAGACGCACGCCGAGACG GTTTTGAGGATGAGCATCGAGGGGCTGGGCGCCCAagggcccccccagcacctctccaTGAGCAGGAAGGAAAGGATCGGGACGTTCGCCGTGGCCGAGGGGCGCAATTCCTCCGCGCTGCTGGTGTACGACTACGGCAAG CTGCTGGTCAGCTACAGGTCCTGGCTGCACCGCGTGTGCTTCATCACCCGCGTGGATGAGGACAACCTCCCCGGGCTGGACGCCGTCACCGAGGTTTTCCAGCGGCGCCAG GGCGAGGGGAaggctggtgctgagcccctgGCTGACCGCTCCATCCTGGGCACCACCGCCAACGTCCTCTGCAGCTCCGTGCCCATTTACTGGACCtag